A genomic window from Chanodichthys erythropterus isolate Z2021 chromosome 1, ASM2448905v1, whole genome shotgun sequence includes:
- the afap1l1a gene encoding actin filament-associated protein 1-like 1 isoform X4, translated as MTLVVSGKEMVGLAVSSSAAVSAMELLVTELNVLLKLLDHESLSCATEEKKTAVKNLLRQLQPSVTGKDYMYMNTSVYRNGTSFVESLFDTFDCDLGDLKVEIEDQKKEPETNHTDHTVSKPSTTGSPPPLPNTPPPEDYYEEAVPLSPGKMPEYITSRSSSSPPNSIEDGYYEDAENNYPTTQVNGRRKNSYNDSDALSSSYESYDEEEEEKGQRLTHQWPSEENSMTPVRDCHICAFLLRKKRFGQWAKQLTVIRENRLQCYKSSKDQSPYTDIPLSLCNVIYVPKDGRRKKHELRFSLPGGEVLVLAVQSKEQAEKWLQVVRDVTGQGNGLDSPSSPMIPRKIEVDKWCSAEKQTSDSDSVPSGESARDGRENAKPKRGALSELTGTVSRAAGRKITRIISFSKRKPPLPGDARMCLHQDPRCGYVGVLLNQCWREHWCRVRAGSLYLYHEKGEQRVPHTTVALKGCEVVPGLGPKHPFALRILKGGAELAALEASCSEDMGRWLGVLLAETGSSADPESLHYDYVDVETIANIRTAARHSFLWATSTDSRTYDEVPFEAIEQENERLRGGAQTKRRSSFSSSDAGKPSPQITLKRHGSNANQYGRYGKTRAQEDARRYLKEKEDLETEIGSIRSTLVSLRKKKQEAKEKMKGATDKQRLALEERVTQLEDSCRVKEGERVDLELKLTQVKENLKKSLAGGEMGAPTESKPTSKTQRTETQYIESFVPVNCASEMRKRPPSIYASTKGNVMQKAKEWESKKGT; from the exons ATGACTCTAGTTGTCTCAGGAAAGGAGATGGTGGGCCTGGCAGTCTCCTCCTCAGCAGCTGTTTCTG CAATGGAGCTTTTGGTGACAGAGTTGAATGTGCTGTTGAAGCTGTTGGACCATGAGAGCCTGAGCTGTGCtacagaagaaaagaaaacagccGTCAAAAACCTTCTGAGACAACTTCAGCCCTCAG TCACTGGAAAAGACTATATGTACATGAACACCTCAGTATACAGAAACGGAACCAGCTTTGTCGAATCTCTTTTTGATACGTTCG ATTGTGACCTTGGGGACCTGAAAGTTGAAATAGAGGATCAAAAGAAAGAGCCAGAGACAAACCACACCGACCACACTGTCTCCAAGCCA AGCACAACGGGCTCACCACCCCCCCTGCCCAACACGCCACCTCCAGAGGATTACTATGAAGAGGCCGTGCCACTCAGCCCTGGAAAGATGCCAGAATATATTACCAGCCGCA GCAGCTCCAGCCCTCCTAATTCCATTGAAGATGGATATTATGAAGATGCTGAGAACAATTACCCAACAACACAAGTGAACGGACGACGCAAGAACTCCT ATAATGACTCGGATGCCTTAAGCAGTTCTTATGAATCATATgacgaggaagaggaagagaaagGCCAGCGTTTGACGCACCAGTGGCCCTCAGAGGAGAACTCCATGACCCCCGTGAGAGACTGCCATATCTGTGCCTTCCTACTAAGGAAGAAGCGCTTTGGCCAGTGGGCCAAACAGCTCACTGTCATCCGTGAAAACAGACTCCAG TGTTATAAAAGCTCTAAAGACCAGTCGCCCTACACGGATATACCACTCAGCCTGTGCAATGTCATCTACGTGCCCAAAGACGGCCGGAGGAAGAAGCACGAGCTCCGATTCTCTCTTCCCGGTGGAGAGGTGCTGGTGTTGGCCGTGCAGAGCAAGGAGCAGGCCGAGAAATGGCTCCAA GTGGTGCGTGACGTTACAGGCCAGGGGAATGGGTTGGACAGTCCATCATCTCCCATGATTCCTAGGAAAATTGAAGTGGATAAG tggtGTTCTGCAGAGAAGCAAACCTCAGATTCTGACAGTGTGCCAAGTGGAGAAAGTGCTCGTGACGGCCGGGAAAATG ctAAACCCAAGCGAGGTGCTCTGTCCGAGCTAACAGGCACCGTAAGCCGAGCTGCAGGAAGGAAGATCACAAGAATTATCAGTTTCTCCAAAAGAAAACCTCCGTTGCCAGGAGACGCACGCATGTGTCTCCACCAGGATCCCCGGTGTG gttATGTGGGAGTGTTGTTGAATCAGTGCTGGAGGGAACACTGGTGTCGTGTGCGGGCTGGATCTCTTTACCTTTACCACGAGAAAGGAGAACAGCGAGTGCCCCACACCACTGTGGCTCTGAAGGGCTGTGAGGTTGTCCCAGGCCTCGGGCCCAAACACCCCTTCGCCCTGAGGATACTGAAAGGAGGTGCAGAGCTGGCAGCTTTAGAG GCGAGTTGTTCGGAGGACATGGGCCGCTGGCTGGGAGTCCTGTTGGCAGAAACCGGTTCCTCTGCCGACCCCGAGTCCCTACATTATGACTATGTAGATGTGGAAACTATTGCCAACATCCGCACGGCTGCCCGTCACTCTTTCCT ATGGGCAACCTCCACAGATTCACGTACCTATGATGAGGTCCCTTTTGAAGCCATAGAG CAGGAAAATGAGAGGTTAAGGGGAGGAGCACAAACGAAGCGTCGTTCTTCTTTCTCCAGCAGTGACGCAGGAAAGCCCAGTCCGCAAATCACCCTAAAGCGCCACGGCTCCA ACGCAAATCAATACGGGAGGTATGGGAAAACACGGGCACAGGAGGACGCACGCCGctacttgaaagaaaaagaagaccTGGAGACGGAAATAGGCAGTATCAGAAGTACACTAGTCTCACTGCGGAAGAAGAAACAAGAGGCAAAGGAGAAGATGAAGGGTGCAACGG ATAAGCAGAGGTTGGCTTTAGAGGAGCGTGTCACTCAGTTGGAGGACAGCTGCCGGGTAAAAGAGGGTGAGCGTGTGGATCTAGAGCTCAAGCTCACGCAGGTGAAGGAGAACCTGAAAAAATCTCTGGCTGGTGGAGAAATGGGAGCACCTACAGAGTCTAAACCTACAAGCAAG ACTCAAAGGACGGAGACTCAGTATATTGAGTCATTTGTCCCTGTCAACTGCGCATCTGAAATGCGTAAGCGACCTCCCTCCATCTATGCATCCACCAAGGGAAATGTTATGCAGAAAGCCAAG GAATGGGAATCGAAGAAGGGTACTTAG
- the afap1l1a gene encoding actin filament-associated protein 1-like 1 isoform X2, whose amino-acid sequence MTLVVSGKEMVGLAVSSSAAVSAMELLVTELNVLLKLLDHESLSCATEEKKTAVKNLLRQLQPSVTGKDYMYMNTSVYRNGTSFVESLFDTFDCDLGDLKVEIEDQKKEPETNHTDHTVSKPSTTGSPPPLPNTPPPEDYYEEAVPLSPGKMPEYITSRSSSSPPNSIEDGYYEDAENNYPTTQVNGRRKNSYNDSDALSSSYESYDEEEEEKGQRLTHQWPSEENSMTPVRDCHICAFLLRKKRFGQWAKQLTVIRENRLQCYKSSKDQSPYTDIPLSLCNVIYVPKDGRRKKHELRFSLPGGEVLVLAVQSKEQAEKWLQVVRDVTGQGNGLDSPSSPMIPRKIEVDKWCSAEKQTSDSDSVPSGESARDGRENAKPKRGALSELTGTVSRAAGRKITRIISFSKRKPPLPGDARMCLHQDPRCGYVGVLLNQCWREHWCRVRAGSLYLYHEKGEQRVPHTTVALKGCEVVPGLGPKHPFALRILKGGAELAALEASCSEDMGRWLGVLLAETGSSADPESLHYDYVDVETIANIRTAARHSFLWATSTDSRTYDEVPFEAIEENERLRGGAQTKRRSSFSSSDAGKPSPQITLKRHGSNANQYGRYGKTRAQEDARRYLKEKEDLETEIGSIRSTLVSLRKKKQEAKEKMKGATDKQRLALEERVTQLEDSCRVKEGERVDLELKLTQVKENLKKSLAGGEMGAPTESKPTSKTQRTETQYIESFVPVNCASEMRKRPPSIYASTKGNVMQKAKVNTSVVTTLAVQCIKRQIMQIEQLAASTEITLKHSVHF is encoded by the exons ATGACTCTAGTTGTCTCAGGAAAGGAGATGGTGGGCCTGGCAGTCTCCTCCTCAGCAGCTGTTTCTG CAATGGAGCTTTTGGTGACAGAGTTGAATGTGCTGTTGAAGCTGTTGGACCATGAGAGCCTGAGCTGTGCtacagaagaaaagaaaacagccGTCAAAAACCTTCTGAGACAACTTCAGCCCTCAG TCACTGGAAAAGACTATATGTACATGAACACCTCAGTATACAGAAACGGAACCAGCTTTGTCGAATCTCTTTTTGATACGTTCG ATTGTGACCTTGGGGACCTGAAAGTTGAAATAGAGGATCAAAAGAAAGAGCCAGAGACAAACCACACCGACCACACTGTCTCCAAGCCA AGCACAACGGGCTCACCACCCCCCCTGCCCAACACGCCACCTCCAGAGGATTACTATGAAGAGGCCGTGCCACTCAGCCCTGGAAAGATGCCAGAATATATTACCAGCCGCA GCAGCTCCAGCCCTCCTAATTCCATTGAAGATGGATATTATGAAGATGCTGAGAACAATTACCCAACAACACAAGTGAACGGACGACGCAAGAACTCCT ATAATGACTCGGATGCCTTAAGCAGTTCTTATGAATCATATgacgaggaagaggaagagaaagGCCAGCGTTTGACGCACCAGTGGCCCTCAGAGGAGAACTCCATGACCCCCGTGAGAGACTGCCATATCTGTGCCTTCCTACTAAGGAAGAAGCGCTTTGGCCAGTGGGCCAAACAGCTCACTGTCATCCGTGAAAACAGACTCCAG TGTTATAAAAGCTCTAAAGACCAGTCGCCCTACACGGATATACCACTCAGCCTGTGCAATGTCATCTACGTGCCCAAAGACGGCCGGAGGAAGAAGCACGAGCTCCGATTCTCTCTTCCCGGTGGAGAGGTGCTGGTGTTGGCCGTGCAGAGCAAGGAGCAGGCCGAGAAATGGCTCCAA GTGGTGCGTGACGTTACAGGCCAGGGGAATGGGTTGGACAGTCCATCATCTCCCATGATTCCTAGGAAAATTGAAGTGGATAAG tggtGTTCTGCAGAGAAGCAAACCTCAGATTCTGACAGTGTGCCAAGTGGAGAAAGTGCTCGTGACGGCCGGGAAAATG ctAAACCCAAGCGAGGTGCTCTGTCCGAGCTAACAGGCACCGTAAGCCGAGCTGCAGGAAGGAAGATCACAAGAATTATCAGTTTCTCCAAAAGAAAACCTCCGTTGCCAGGAGACGCACGCATGTGTCTCCACCAGGATCCCCGGTGTG gttATGTGGGAGTGTTGTTGAATCAGTGCTGGAGGGAACACTGGTGTCGTGTGCGGGCTGGATCTCTTTACCTTTACCACGAGAAAGGAGAACAGCGAGTGCCCCACACCACTGTGGCTCTGAAGGGCTGTGAGGTTGTCCCAGGCCTCGGGCCCAAACACCCCTTCGCCCTGAGGATACTGAAAGGAGGTGCAGAGCTGGCAGCTTTAGAG GCGAGTTGTTCGGAGGACATGGGCCGCTGGCTGGGAGTCCTGTTGGCAGAAACCGGTTCCTCTGCCGACCCCGAGTCCCTACATTATGACTATGTAGATGTGGAAACTATTGCCAACATCCGCACGGCTGCCCGTCACTCTTTCCT ATGGGCAACCTCCACAGATTCACGTACCTATGATGAGGTCCCTTTTGAAGCCATAGAG GAAAATGAGAGGTTAAGGGGAGGAGCACAAACGAAGCGTCGTTCTTCTTTCTCCAGCAGTGACGCAGGAAAGCCCAGTCCGCAAATCACCCTAAAGCGCCACGGCTCCA ACGCAAATCAATACGGGAGGTATGGGAAAACACGGGCACAGGAGGACGCACGCCGctacttgaaagaaaaagaagaccTGGAGACGGAAATAGGCAGTATCAGAAGTACACTAGTCTCACTGCGGAAGAAGAAACAAGAGGCAAAGGAGAAGATGAAGGGTGCAACGG ATAAGCAGAGGTTGGCTTTAGAGGAGCGTGTCACTCAGTTGGAGGACAGCTGCCGGGTAAAAGAGGGTGAGCGTGTGGATCTAGAGCTCAAGCTCACGCAGGTGAAGGAGAACCTGAAAAAATCTCTGGCTGGTGGAGAAATGGGAGCACCTACAGAGTCTAAACCTACAAGCAAG ACTCAAAGGACGGAGACTCAGTATATTGAGTCATTTGTCCCTGTCAACTGCGCATCTGAAATGCGTAAGCGACCTCCCTCCATCTATGCATCCACCAAGGGAAATGTTATGCAGAAAGCCAAGGTAAACACATCAGTGGTCACAACATTAGCAGTGCAATGCATCAAAAGGCAGATAATGCAAATAGAACAGCTTGCTGCATCAACAGAGATCACATTAAAACATTCAGTCCATTTCTAA
- the afap1l1a gene encoding actin filament-associated protein 1-like 1 isoform X3: MELLVTELNVLLKLLDHESLSCATEEKKTAVKNLLRQLQPSVTGKDYMYMNTSVYRNGTSFVESLFDTFDCDLGDLKVEIEDQKKEPETNHTDHTVSKPSTTGSPPPLPNTPPPEDYYEEAVPLSPGKMPEYITSRSSSSPPNSIEDGYYEDAENNYPTTQVNGRRKNSYNDSDALSSSYESYDEEEEEKGQRLTHQWPSEENSMTPVRDCHICAFLLRKKRFGQWAKQLTVIRENRLQCYKSSKDQSPYTDIPLSLCNVIYVPKDGRRKKHELRFSLPGGEVLVLAVQSKEQAEKWLQVVRDVTGQGNGLDSPSSPMIPRKIEVDKWCSAEKQTSDSDSVPSGESARDGRENAKPKRGALSELTGTVSRAAGRKITRIISFSKRKPPLPGDARMCLHQDPRCGYVGVLLNQCWREHWCRVRAGSLYLYHEKGEQRVPHTTVALKGCEVVPGLGPKHPFALRILKGGAELAALEASCSEDMGRWLGVLLAETGSSADPESLHYDYVDVETIANIRTAARHSFLWATSTDSRTYDEVPFEAIEQENERLRGGAQTKRRSSFSSSDAGKPSPQITLKRHGSNANQYGRYGKTRAQEDARRYLKEKEDLETEIGSIRSTLVSLRKKKQEAKEKMKGATDKQRLALEERVTQLEDSCRVKEGERVDLELKLTQVKENLKKSLAGGEMGAPTESKPTSKTQRTETQYIESFVPVNCASEMRKRPPSIYASTKGNVMQKAKVNTSVVTTLAVQCIKRQIMQIEQLAASTEITLKHSVHF, encoded by the exons ATGGAGCTTTTGGTGACAGAGTTGAATGTGCTGTTGAAGCTGTTGGACCATGAGAGCCTGAGCTGTGCtacagaagaaaagaaaacagccGTCAAAAACCTTCTGAGACAACTTCAGCCCTCAG TCACTGGAAAAGACTATATGTACATGAACACCTCAGTATACAGAAACGGAACCAGCTTTGTCGAATCTCTTTTTGATACGTTCG ATTGTGACCTTGGGGACCTGAAAGTTGAAATAGAGGATCAAAAGAAAGAGCCAGAGACAAACCACACCGACCACACTGTCTCCAAGCCA AGCACAACGGGCTCACCACCCCCCCTGCCCAACACGCCACCTCCAGAGGATTACTATGAAGAGGCCGTGCCACTCAGCCCTGGAAAGATGCCAGAATATATTACCAGCCGCA GCAGCTCCAGCCCTCCTAATTCCATTGAAGATGGATATTATGAAGATGCTGAGAACAATTACCCAACAACACAAGTGAACGGACGACGCAAGAACTCCT ATAATGACTCGGATGCCTTAAGCAGTTCTTATGAATCATATgacgaggaagaggaagagaaagGCCAGCGTTTGACGCACCAGTGGCCCTCAGAGGAGAACTCCATGACCCCCGTGAGAGACTGCCATATCTGTGCCTTCCTACTAAGGAAGAAGCGCTTTGGCCAGTGGGCCAAACAGCTCACTGTCATCCGTGAAAACAGACTCCAG TGTTATAAAAGCTCTAAAGACCAGTCGCCCTACACGGATATACCACTCAGCCTGTGCAATGTCATCTACGTGCCCAAAGACGGCCGGAGGAAGAAGCACGAGCTCCGATTCTCTCTTCCCGGTGGAGAGGTGCTGGTGTTGGCCGTGCAGAGCAAGGAGCAGGCCGAGAAATGGCTCCAA GTGGTGCGTGACGTTACAGGCCAGGGGAATGGGTTGGACAGTCCATCATCTCCCATGATTCCTAGGAAAATTGAAGTGGATAAG tggtGTTCTGCAGAGAAGCAAACCTCAGATTCTGACAGTGTGCCAAGTGGAGAAAGTGCTCGTGACGGCCGGGAAAATG ctAAACCCAAGCGAGGTGCTCTGTCCGAGCTAACAGGCACCGTAAGCCGAGCTGCAGGAAGGAAGATCACAAGAATTATCAGTTTCTCCAAAAGAAAACCTCCGTTGCCAGGAGACGCACGCATGTGTCTCCACCAGGATCCCCGGTGTG gttATGTGGGAGTGTTGTTGAATCAGTGCTGGAGGGAACACTGGTGTCGTGTGCGGGCTGGATCTCTTTACCTTTACCACGAGAAAGGAGAACAGCGAGTGCCCCACACCACTGTGGCTCTGAAGGGCTGTGAGGTTGTCCCAGGCCTCGGGCCCAAACACCCCTTCGCCCTGAGGATACTGAAAGGAGGTGCAGAGCTGGCAGCTTTAGAG GCGAGTTGTTCGGAGGACATGGGCCGCTGGCTGGGAGTCCTGTTGGCAGAAACCGGTTCCTCTGCCGACCCCGAGTCCCTACATTATGACTATGTAGATGTGGAAACTATTGCCAACATCCGCACGGCTGCCCGTCACTCTTTCCT ATGGGCAACCTCCACAGATTCACGTACCTATGATGAGGTCCCTTTTGAAGCCATAGAG CAGGAAAATGAGAGGTTAAGGGGAGGAGCACAAACGAAGCGTCGTTCTTCTTTCTCCAGCAGTGACGCAGGAAAGCCCAGTCCGCAAATCACCCTAAAGCGCCACGGCTCCA ACGCAAATCAATACGGGAGGTATGGGAAAACACGGGCACAGGAGGACGCACGCCGctacttgaaagaaaaagaagaccTGGAGACGGAAATAGGCAGTATCAGAAGTACACTAGTCTCACTGCGGAAGAAGAAACAAGAGGCAAAGGAGAAGATGAAGGGTGCAACGG ATAAGCAGAGGTTGGCTTTAGAGGAGCGTGTCACTCAGTTGGAGGACAGCTGCCGGGTAAAAGAGGGTGAGCGTGTGGATCTAGAGCTCAAGCTCACGCAGGTGAAGGAGAACCTGAAAAAATCTCTGGCTGGTGGAGAAATGGGAGCACCTACAGAGTCTAAACCTACAAGCAAG ACTCAAAGGACGGAGACTCAGTATATTGAGTCATTTGTCCCTGTCAACTGCGCATCTGAAATGCGTAAGCGACCTCCCTCCATCTATGCATCCACCAAGGGAAATGTTATGCAGAAAGCCAAGGTAAACACATCAGTGGTCACAACATTAGCAGTGCAATGCATCAAAAGGCAGATAATGCAAATAGAACAGCTTGCTGCATCAACAGAGATCACATTAAAACATTCAGTCCATTTCTAA
- the afap1l1a gene encoding actin filament-associated protein 1-like 1 isoform X5 — translation MTLVVSGKEMVGLAVSSSAAVSAMELLVTELNVLLKLLDHESLSCATEEKKTAVKNLLRQLQPSVTGKDYMYMNTSVYRNGTSFVESLFDTFDCDLGDLKVEIEDQKKEPETNHTDHTVSKPSTTGSPPPLPNTPPPEDYYEEAVPLSPGKMPEYITSRSSSSPPNSIEDGYYEDAENNYPTTQVNGRRKNSYNDSDALSSSYESYDEEEEEKGQRLTHQWPSEENSMTPVRDCHICAFLLRKKRFGQWAKQLTVIRENRLQCYKSSKDQSPYTDIPLSLCNVIYVPKDGRRKKHELRFSLPGGEVLVLAVQSKEQAEKWLQVVRDVTGQGNGLDSPSSPMIPRKIEVDKWCSAEKQTSDSDSVPSGESARDGRENAKPKRGALSELTGTVSRAAGRKITRIISFSKRKPPLPGDARMCLHQDPRCGYVGVLLNQCWREHWCRVRAGSLYLYHEKGEQRVPHTTVALKGCEVVPGLGPKHPFALRILKGGAELAALEASCSEDMGRWLGVLLAETGSSADPESLHYDYVDVETIANIRTAARHSFLWATSTDSRTYDEVPFEAIEENERLRGGAQTKRRSSFSSSDAGKPSPQITLKRHGSNANQYGRYGKTRAQEDARRYLKEKEDLETEIGSIRSTLVSLRKKKQEAKEKMKGATDKQRLALEERVTQLEDSCRVKEGERVDLELKLTQVKENLKKSLAGGEMGAPTESKPTSKTQRTETQYIESFVPVNCASEMRKRPPSIYASTKGNVMQKAKEWESKKGT, via the exons ATGACTCTAGTTGTCTCAGGAAAGGAGATGGTGGGCCTGGCAGTCTCCTCCTCAGCAGCTGTTTCTG CAATGGAGCTTTTGGTGACAGAGTTGAATGTGCTGTTGAAGCTGTTGGACCATGAGAGCCTGAGCTGTGCtacagaagaaaagaaaacagccGTCAAAAACCTTCTGAGACAACTTCAGCCCTCAG TCACTGGAAAAGACTATATGTACATGAACACCTCAGTATACAGAAACGGAACCAGCTTTGTCGAATCTCTTTTTGATACGTTCG ATTGTGACCTTGGGGACCTGAAAGTTGAAATAGAGGATCAAAAGAAAGAGCCAGAGACAAACCACACCGACCACACTGTCTCCAAGCCA AGCACAACGGGCTCACCACCCCCCCTGCCCAACACGCCACCTCCAGAGGATTACTATGAAGAGGCCGTGCCACTCAGCCCTGGAAAGATGCCAGAATATATTACCAGCCGCA GCAGCTCCAGCCCTCCTAATTCCATTGAAGATGGATATTATGAAGATGCTGAGAACAATTACCCAACAACACAAGTGAACGGACGACGCAAGAACTCCT ATAATGACTCGGATGCCTTAAGCAGTTCTTATGAATCATATgacgaggaagaggaagagaaagGCCAGCGTTTGACGCACCAGTGGCCCTCAGAGGAGAACTCCATGACCCCCGTGAGAGACTGCCATATCTGTGCCTTCCTACTAAGGAAGAAGCGCTTTGGCCAGTGGGCCAAACAGCTCACTGTCATCCGTGAAAACAGACTCCAG TGTTATAAAAGCTCTAAAGACCAGTCGCCCTACACGGATATACCACTCAGCCTGTGCAATGTCATCTACGTGCCCAAAGACGGCCGGAGGAAGAAGCACGAGCTCCGATTCTCTCTTCCCGGTGGAGAGGTGCTGGTGTTGGCCGTGCAGAGCAAGGAGCAGGCCGAGAAATGGCTCCAA GTGGTGCGTGACGTTACAGGCCAGGGGAATGGGTTGGACAGTCCATCATCTCCCATGATTCCTAGGAAAATTGAAGTGGATAAG tggtGTTCTGCAGAGAAGCAAACCTCAGATTCTGACAGTGTGCCAAGTGGAGAAAGTGCTCGTGACGGCCGGGAAAATG ctAAACCCAAGCGAGGTGCTCTGTCCGAGCTAACAGGCACCGTAAGCCGAGCTGCAGGAAGGAAGATCACAAGAATTATCAGTTTCTCCAAAAGAAAACCTCCGTTGCCAGGAGACGCACGCATGTGTCTCCACCAGGATCCCCGGTGTG gttATGTGGGAGTGTTGTTGAATCAGTGCTGGAGGGAACACTGGTGTCGTGTGCGGGCTGGATCTCTTTACCTTTACCACGAGAAAGGAGAACAGCGAGTGCCCCACACCACTGTGGCTCTGAAGGGCTGTGAGGTTGTCCCAGGCCTCGGGCCCAAACACCCCTTCGCCCTGAGGATACTGAAAGGAGGTGCAGAGCTGGCAGCTTTAGAG GCGAGTTGTTCGGAGGACATGGGCCGCTGGCTGGGAGTCCTGTTGGCAGAAACCGGTTCCTCTGCCGACCCCGAGTCCCTACATTATGACTATGTAGATGTGGAAACTATTGCCAACATCCGCACGGCTGCCCGTCACTCTTTCCT ATGGGCAACCTCCACAGATTCACGTACCTATGATGAGGTCCCTTTTGAAGCCATAGAG GAAAATGAGAGGTTAAGGGGAGGAGCACAAACGAAGCGTCGTTCTTCTTTCTCCAGCAGTGACGCAGGAAAGCCCAGTCCGCAAATCACCCTAAAGCGCCACGGCTCCA ACGCAAATCAATACGGGAGGTATGGGAAAACACGGGCACAGGAGGACGCACGCCGctacttgaaagaaaaagaagaccTGGAGACGGAAATAGGCAGTATCAGAAGTACACTAGTCTCACTGCGGAAGAAGAAACAAGAGGCAAAGGAGAAGATGAAGGGTGCAACGG ATAAGCAGAGGTTGGCTTTAGAGGAGCGTGTCACTCAGTTGGAGGACAGCTGCCGGGTAAAAGAGGGTGAGCGTGTGGATCTAGAGCTCAAGCTCACGCAGGTGAAGGAGAACCTGAAAAAATCTCTGGCTGGTGGAGAAATGGGAGCACCTACAGAGTCTAAACCTACAAGCAAG ACTCAAAGGACGGAGACTCAGTATATTGAGTCATTTGTCCCTGTCAACTGCGCATCTGAAATGCGTAAGCGACCTCCCTCCATCTATGCATCCACCAAGGGAAATGTTATGCAGAAAGCCAAG GAATGGGAATCGAAGAAGGGTACTTAG